In Akkermansia muciniphila, one DNA window encodes the following:
- a CDS encoding tetratricopeptide repeat protein: protein MMKKIVSLWAASFAFFFLSGCDRAPSSGEKQAAPSAEREKPSAVRKEAEIWRERLDAAVAGAGREKENGSEHVKALNDVAALYAEGLQNGWVHPLDVRSWCDSVAETGSGYSGETVIGAMFLYGTGIKRDAVAAREWFEYGLARPGTQRGNALYMLGMMYFKGDGADQDLNKALGLWRKAADEEHPAAMGLLGRAYMEGKMGFEKDAASGLALLEKAANGGNTPSSVYLGNIYAKGQGVERDMERAMKWYEQAAAAGDAHSQYIVGLAYLEGSGVPVDEGKAFSWLRLAAGQNHVNAMLMLSVCYSTGKGTSQDADMAEVWKKKALQLNAEREGGSAPQTQKR from the coding sequence ATGATGAAAAAAATTGTCTCTTTATGGGCGGCTTCCTTCGCTTTCTTTTTTTTGAGCGGATGTGACCGCGCCCCTTCTTCCGGGGAAAAGCAGGCTGCTCCTTCAGCGGAACGGGAAAAGCCGTCTGCGGTGCGGAAAGAGGCGGAAATATGGAGAGAGCGCCTGGACGCTGCTGTGGCCGGCGCCGGCCGCGAGAAGGAAAATGGCAGCGAGCATGTAAAAGCCCTCAATGATGTGGCCGCTCTGTATGCGGAGGGGTTGCAGAATGGCTGGGTTCATCCGCTGGACGTGCGTTCCTGGTGTGATTCCGTGGCGGAGACCGGTTCCGGGTACTCCGGGGAAACGGTTATCGGCGCCATGTTCCTGTATGGAACGGGAATCAAGCGTGATGCCGTAGCGGCCAGGGAGTGGTTTGAGTACGGGCTTGCCCGCCCGGGTACCCAGCGGGGGAACGCCCTGTACATGTTGGGAATGATGTATTTCAAGGGGGATGGTGCGGATCAGGATCTGAACAAGGCGCTGGGGCTGTGGCGCAAGGCGGCGGATGAGGAACATCCGGCTGCCATGGGGCTGCTGGGCCGGGCTTACATGGAGGGGAAGATGGGTTTTGAGAAGGATGCCGCTTCCGGCCTGGCGCTGCTGGAGAAGGCCGCCAACGGAGGGAATACGCCTTCGTCCGTCTATCTGGGGAACATTTATGCAAAGGGGCAGGGAGTGGAGCGGGATATGGAGCGAGCCATGAAGTGGTATGAACAGGCGGCTGCGGCCGGAGACGCCCATTCCCAGTATATCGTGGGACTGGCTTATCTGGAAGGTTCCGGCGTGCCTGTGGATGAGGGAAAGGCGTTCAGCTGGCTCCGGCTGGCCGCCGGGCAGAATCACGTCAACGCCATGCTGATGCTTTCCGTCTGCTACAGCACCGGAAAGGGAACCTCTCAGGATGCGGATATGGCGGAAGTCTGGAAAAAGAAGGCGCTTCAACTGAATGCGGAGCGTGAGGGCGGTTCTGCTCCGCAGACGCAGAAACGTTAA
- a CDS encoding SLC13 family permease gives MRHRTTDTPKGHRNYIIIACDVLLFLAMLKWLPVEPEVARGLAVLTFIGILWLTEALHVTVTSLLVPVLAMFMGILPGAKALSGFADPTIFLFFGGFALAGALHEQKIDAWLAGKILRMARGSLGMALILIFLATAFLSMWMSNTATAAMMLPLVIGLLDRIPAERLKTTAPFAILGVAYSASIGGMGTLVGSPPNAIAAHELGMGFAEWFRIAMPIVLVFGVIVFFLMYLFLRPNLGMHVDMEPAEGENAEARLNARQVRVLILFVLVAGSWMCSSFLSSALGGIPSMDTLIALSAAVLLPLCGVINWGGIAKNTDWGVLLLFGGGITLSSILVQTGAAGFLADQVSSLAMGQSPIIILLIISLFITSLTEFCSNTASAALVAPLMVTVASAMGMSATPLVLLVGIGASCAFMLPVSTPPNALAFATGRFPQMTMVKVGLLINVVLVFVKAFWAWIFWM, from the coding sequence ATGCGCCATCGTACTACAGACACTCCCAAAGGGCACCGCAATTACATCATCATTGCGTGTGACGTGCTTCTTTTCCTGGCCATGCTCAAGTGGCTTCCCGTGGAACCGGAGGTAGCCAGGGGGCTGGCTGTTCTCACCTTTATCGGCATCCTGTGGCTGACGGAAGCCCTGCACGTAACCGTAACTTCCCTGCTGGTGCCGGTGCTTGCCATGTTCATGGGGATTCTGCCGGGGGCAAAGGCGCTGTCCGGTTTTGCGGATCCCACCATTTTCCTGTTTTTCGGGGGCTTTGCCCTGGCCGGCGCTCTCCACGAACAGAAAATTGATGCCTGGCTGGCGGGAAAAATCCTCCGGATGGCCCGCGGGAGTCTGGGGATGGCTCTGATTCTGATTTTCCTGGCTACGGCGTTTCTTTCCATGTGGATGTCCAATACGGCCACGGCGGCGATGATGCTCCCTCTGGTGATCGGCCTTCTGGACCGCATTCCGGCGGAAAGACTGAAAACGACGGCTCCTTTTGCCATCCTGGGGGTGGCGTACAGCGCCTCCATCGGCGGCATGGGAACGCTGGTAGGGTCTCCTCCCAACGCCATTGCGGCGCATGAACTCGGCATGGGGTTTGCAGAATGGTTCCGGATTGCCATGCCCATTGTCCTGGTGTTCGGGGTGATTGTTTTCTTCCTGATGTATCTGTTCCTCCGCCCGAATCTGGGGATGCATGTGGATATGGAGCCGGCGGAAGGGGAAAACGCGGAGGCCCGGTTGAATGCCAGGCAGGTGCGTGTTCTTATTCTCTTCGTGCTGGTGGCCGGGAGCTGGATGTGCAGCAGTTTCCTTTCCTCTGCTCTGGGCGGCATTCCGTCCATGGACACGCTCATCGCGCTGAGCGCTGCGGTGCTGCTGCCGCTGTGCGGGGTGATCAACTGGGGCGGCATCGCCAAAAATACGGACTGGGGCGTCCTGCTTTTATTCGGAGGCGGCATCACGCTCAGCAGCATCCTCGTCCAGACGGGGGCGGCAGGATTCCTGGCGGATCAGGTATCTTCTCTCGCCATGGGGCAGAGCCCCATCATCATCCTGCTCATCATCAGCCTCTTCATCACGTCGCTGACGGAATTCTGTTCCAATACGGCCAGCGCGGCCCTGGTGGCCCCGCTGATGGTCACGGTGGCCTCCGCCATGGGCATGTCTGCTACGCCGCTGGTGCTTCTGGTGGGCATAGGAGCTTCCTGCGCCTTCATGCTCCCCGTTTCCACTCCTCCCAACGCCCTGGCCTTCGCTACGGGGAGATTCCC
- the thiD gene encoding bifunctional hydroxymethylpyrimidine kinase/phosphomethylpyrimidine kinase: MSIPVMMTIAGSDCSAGAGLQADLKAAHAMGAFALTAVTCVVSEAPGTVRGIQEVDPALVADQVRINLEHFPVRAVKTGMLYSPAIVRAVHEVLAGADVPVVVDPVMIATAGDRLMREEAVAVYEELLLPGAALLTPNLDEAAVLLRSSVNPGRDELPEAAARLAVRYGCPVLLKGGHLEGDCRDVLVGPDGCLLGQWERPRVQDVSTHGTGCSLSAAVAARLAAGDGLVAAVERGLEFIASAIRNHLRWEQPVRVDALKLW, from the coding sequence ATGAGTATTCCCGTAATGATGACGATTGCCGGTTCCGACTGCTCCGCGGGGGCCGGTCTCCAGGCTGACCTGAAAGCGGCCCATGCCATGGGGGCGTTTGCGCTTACGGCCGTTACCTGCGTCGTGTCCGAGGCGCCCGGGACAGTGCGCGGCATTCAGGAGGTGGACCCTGCGCTGGTGGCTGACCAGGTGCGCATCAATCTGGAACATTTTCCCGTGCGCGCCGTGAAGACGGGCATGCTGTATTCCCCGGCTATCGTTCGTGCGGTGCATGAGGTGCTGGCCGGGGCGGATGTTCCCGTTGTGGTGGACCCGGTTATGATCGCTACGGCGGGCGACCGCCTGATGCGGGAAGAGGCGGTGGCTGTTTATGAAGAGCTTCTGCTGCCGGGAGCGGCGTTGCTTACTCCCAATCTGGATGAGGCTGCCGTCCTGCTCCGCTCTTCCGTGAATCCGGGAAGGGATGAACTGCCGGAGGCCGCCGCGCGCCTCGCCGTCAGGTACGGATGCCCCGTCCTTCTGAAGGGCGGCCATCTGGAGGGGGACTGCCGGGACGTGCTGGTCGGCCCGGACGGCTGTCTGCTGGGGCAATGGGAGCGCCCGCGCGTACAGGATGTGAGCACTCACGGAACGGGTTGTTCCCTGTCCGCCGCCGTCGCGGCGCGGCTGGCTGCCGGGGATGGACTGGTTGCGGCGGTGGAGCGCGGCCTGGAATTCATCGCTTCCGCCATCCGGAACCATCTGCGCTGGGAACAGCCGGTCCGGGTGGATGCGCTGAAATTGTGGTAA